GTGGAGCTAATCGAGGCATATTAAAAAGCTAATTTAAGATTGGCGGGCACATTTACTTGATACTGACTAATATAAAAATCTGAAGAATCCTGTGCAGGTACCTCCGAATCTGTCTTAATCAAACCTTCAATATGGACAGAGATTGCCGCCTCAACATTTTTTCTGGCATCATCAACCGTTCTA
The Candidatus Gracilibacteria bacterium DNA segment above includes these coding regions:
- a CDS encoding type II toxin-antitoxin system HicB family antitoxin; translation: MIKKEGKYFVAYVPTLGISDFGRTVDDARKNVEAAISVHIEGLIKTDSEVPAQDSSDFYISQYQVNVPANLKLAF